The genome window CACGCCATCAAACCCGGTCTCCCGGTGCGCCCGCATCGCCTCATACATGTCCGTCTGGCCATTGTCGTGAAAGGTCTCCACGAAGCGTTCGGGCGTCCCACGGACGTCCCGAAAGTGAACAAAGTGCGTCTTCCCGAGGACGCCGAACCGTCGGATCGTCGCCGGGATATCCACCCCCATCGTTGAGAACGTGCCCTGGCAAAACGTGATGCCGCTTTGCGGGGAGTCCACCAGCCGCACGGCGCGCTCCATGGCCTCAGGGGTGCGTAGGATCCTGGCCACCCCCCTGATGGGTGAGATCGGAGGATCGTCGGGGTGCAGGGCGAGTTTCACGCCGGCCTCTTCGGCGACGGGCACGACCCGCTCGAGGAAGTACGCCAGGTTCTCCCACAGCGGCTCCTCGGCCACCCGTCCCGCGTCGGTCAGGGGCGCGCGCTCCATGAGCGAGTGGTCGTAACTCGTGACGAGCGCCCCGCCGCGCGCCGGCGTGGTGGTCGACGTGCGCGTCCAGCCGAACACCGCCATCCAATTCCAGCACAGGACCGGGATGCCCACCGCGCCCATGTTCGTGACGAGCGTGCAGAAGTCGTCGATCTCGCGGTCTCGCTCCGGCCGCCCCAGCCGGGCGTTGTTCATCGGAGGGGATGACTCGATCACCGCGGCCGTGATGCCTGCGTCCTCGAACCGCTGCCGCATGTGCAGCACCGGCATGAACTCCCAGGGGCGGAGGTTTGGCTCGGGATTGGGCAACTGCGTCACCGCGTGGGTGACGCCGAGTTGTCTGGCCAGCGTCCACCGCTCGTTGGGATACGGTGGCAGGATCAGTGCCAGCTTCATCGCTTTGGCCTCCGGCCTGCGCGCGTGGGGCGCTCGCAGGGCCTACTTCCGAACCGCCTCCTGGAATGCCTGTTCCATCCTGACTTGCGCCGCCTTGGCCGCCGCCTCGGGGGATTTGCCGTTCAAGCAGACATCCTGCACCATGTCGGCGAGGATGAACTTCTGCGACACTGCGCTGAGCTGGGTCAGGAGCTGCGGGGTCGGCGGCGCAGGGTACCAATTCGGCCTGGCGTGTTCGATGATATCGGGGAACGGATCGAAGAACGGGCGCTTCTTCCAGAACTCCGCTTGGCTCAGGTCCTTGTAGACCGGGTACCATCGGCCGCCTACCTTCTCGTACACCGCTTCGAGGGCCTTCGGCTCCATGATGTCCTTGATGAGCGTCTTGGCGGCGGCGACGTTCTTGCTGGTCGCGGAGACCGCCCACGCCCACGTCCCGGCGCCTTGAGCGGACACCCCCGCTTTCC of bacterium contains these proteins:
- a CDS encoding mannonate dehydratase — its product is MKLALILPPYPNERWTLARQLGVTHAVTQLPNPEPNLRPWEFMPVLHMRQRFEDAGITAAVIESSPPMNNARLGRPERDREIDDFCTLVTNMGAVGIPVLCWNWMAVFGWTRTSTTTPARGGALVTSYDHSLMERAPLTDAGRVAEEPLWENLAYFLERVVPVAEEAGVKLALHPDDPPISPIRGVARILRTPEAMERAVRLVDSPQSGITFCQGTFSTMGVDIPATIRRFGVLGKTHFVHFRDVRGTPERFVETFHDNGQTDMYEAMRAHRETGFDGVLRPDHVPTMAGESNERPGYEMLGRLYAIGYMRGLLEGVTHEQR